A window of Hominilimicola fabiformis genomic DNA:
AAAGGGACTTATTAAAGTTAAAGCAAGGTGGAGAGCAAATGGTTCTCAGACAAGTAATCTATTTAGTGTAGCAAATACTGATAAAGGATTTTTTATTCATTCTGACATACTAAATAAAAAGCTTACAGTTTATGAATTGACTGTTCTTATCTATCTATGCAGTAGAAAAAATAACAAAAATAAATGTTATGTATCACAAAAAGAGATAGCTAAAGCGTGCGGAATGAGTGTAAGAGAAGTCAGTATAATTATATGTCGTTTGAGAAAAAAAGGATTGATAAATACTCGTATGCAATTCAATTTAAATAACAGAGGTAACTATGTTT
This region includes:
- a CDS encoding helix-turn-helix domain-containing protein, with the protein product KGLIKVKARWRANGSQTSNLFSVANTDKGFFIHSDILNKKLTVYELTVLIYLCSRKNNKNKCYVSQKEIAKACGMSVREVSIIICRLRKKGLINTRMQFNLNNRGNYVLEYTVCICNETEIRKELNNELIVIDDINIDMRDDINIGIIKSIR